A stretch of Coccidioides posadasii str. Silveira chromosome 2, complete sequence DNA encodes these proteins:
- a CDS encoding uncharacterized protein (EggNog:ENOG410Z9DH~TransMembrane:2 (i79-96o102-118i)), which yields MGREGDRAPTPHSAVSTAVKSVSLTSESPDLEKHVDSSFTIRRASDPKSATVGSSESVSNANFKPSADHTHRKLKPRHIQLIGIGGTIGTALFVQIGTGLMSGGPANLFMAFTLWYVYS from the coding sequence ATGGGCCGTGAGGGAGACAGGGCTCCCACACCCCACAGTGCCGTCTCTACCGCGGTGAAATCTGTTTCTCTGACATCAGAATCCCCGGACCTGGAGAAGCACGTGGATTCGTCATTTACCATCCGCCGGGCTTCTGATCCCAAGAGCGCCACCGTTGGGAGTAGTGAGTCCGTGAGCAATGCGAATTTCAAGCCGTCCGCGGACCATACCCATCGCAAGCTTAAGCCCAGGCATATCCAGCTAATCGGAATCGGAGGAACAATTGGAACGGCTCTGTTTGTCCAGATAGGCACCGGCTTGATGAGTGGTGGGCCCGCGAATTTGTTCATGGCCTTCACCTTATGGTACGTCTACTCCTAA
- a CDS encoding uncharacterized protein (EggNog:ENOG410QDKR~COG:E~TransMembrane:9 (o39-62i69-92o98-122i193-214o246-269i295-315o321-345i370-390o402-421i)~BUSCO:4650at33183), translated as MDPVTRRIGMAEMVTYLPISSPFIRFAGRYVDEAFGVAAGYNFFVFEAAMVPFEIVACNFIIHYWSDIVPAAVIISIVIVIYAIINFFAVHWYGESEFWLAIGKALLIIALIIYTFIVMLGGNPIGDRFGFRYWRDPGSFAELHKTGDLGRFLGFLQCLIQASFTIAGPDYVSMAAGEAENPRESMPRAYNAVFYRLTSFFILGSLAVGINVPYNDPTMKDAFTKGLPGAAASPYVISMNRLKIPIFPHIVNAMVLMAAFSAGNSYVYCASRSLYGLALEGKAPRIFTRCTKNGVPTYCVMLVLLIALLSFLQVSNSAGVVLQWFVSLVTASQLINFSIMAFTYIRFKKACDAQGLSRDSLPFKSPWQPFLAWYAFVGCAIMAVVGGYTVFLPGKWDVPTFLFSYTMVAVVPFLFIGWKVFKRTRFLKPTEVDLMQDLDEIEEYTRNFVPQPPRNTVEKILDKMF; from the exons ATGGATCCCGTGACACGGAGAATAGGCATGGCTGAAATGGTCACATATCTACCAATCTCTTCACCTTTCATCCGGTTCGCTGGTCGCTACGTGGACGAGGCGTTTGGCGTTGCCGCCGGATACAATTTTTTCGTCTTCGAAGCTGCCATGGTGCCCTTTGAAATCGTTGCTTGCAACTTCATCATCCATTACTGGAGCGATATCGTTCCTGCTGCGGTCATTATTTCGATCGTAATTGTGATCTATGC GATAATCAATTTCTTCGCCGTTCATTGGTACGGGGAGTCAGAATTTTGGCTGGCTATAGGTAAAGCCCTACTCATCATCGCATTAATCATATATActttcattgtcatgcttgGGGGCAACCCAATCGGGGACCGTTTTGGATTCCGGTACTGGCGTGACCCAGGGAGCTTTGCAGAGTTACATAAGACGGGAGATCTTGGCAGGTTTCTAGGATTCTTACAGTGCCTAATTCAGGCGAGTTTCACGATTGCCGGCCCGGACTATGTGTCAATGGCTGCCGGTGAGGCCGAAAATCCGCGGGAGTCAATGCCCCGAGCGTACAATGCCGTCTTTTACCGATTAACGTCGTTTTTCATTCTGGGAAGCTTGGCTGTAGGCATCAATGTACCCTACAACGACCCGACTATGAAGGATGCTTTTACCAAAGGTCTCCCAGGTGCTGCTGCATCCCCGTACGTCATATCAATGAACAGGCTGAAGATCCCGATTTTCCCGCACATTGTGAACGCGATGGTTCTCATGGCCGCATTCAGCGCAGGTAATAGCTACGTTTACTGCGCCAGTCGGAGCCTCTACGGTCTTGCCCTCGAGGGCAAAGCACCTCGAATCTTCACTCGTTGCACCAAAAACGGAGTACCGACGTATTGTGTGATGCTCGTTCTTCTAATCGCCCTATTGAGCTTTCTTCAAGTTTCCAACAGCGCCGGTGTAGTGTTGCAGTGGTTTGTCAGCCTAGTCACGGCGTCTCAGCTGATCAACTTCTCAATAATGGCGTTCACCTACATTCGATTTAAGAAGGCATGCGATGCGCAGGGCCTGTCTCGCGATTCCCTGCCATTCAAGTCCCCTTGGCAACCGTTCCTAGCGTGGTACGCCTTCGTGGGTTGTGCTATTATGGCAGTTGTGGGTGGATACACCGTCTTCTTGCCTGGTAAATGGGACGTACCGACTTTTCTGTTCTCGTATACGATGGTCGCTGTTGTTCCATTCCTGTTTATTGGCTGGAAAGTCTTCAAACGTACCAGGTTTCTCAAGCCAACGGAAGTAGACCTGATGCAAGATCTAGATGAGATTGAAGAGTATACGAG